The Streptomyces sp. NBC_01276 genome contains the following window.
TCCACCGTTCCTCCTGACCCGAAAGATCCCATGGCTGGGCTGCTCGGCGGTCATTAGAGCCGCGCCCGGCCCAACTGGGAAGGGTGCCGGCCAAAGAATCTGACTGAGTGTCAGAAAACTATTGAACTGCACCCTCCCCTCCTGCAACCTGTTCTAGGTCTTGAGACGGGAGGACGGCAATGGGTGGGACGGAACACCTGACCGTGGACCGCCACGGCGCCACGCTGGTGCTCACCATGAACAGGCCGGAGGCGAAGAACGCGCTCTCGCTTCCGCTGCTCGTGGGGCTCTACGACGGCTGGCTGGAGGCCGACGAGGACGACACGGTCCGGTCGGTGGTCCTGACGGGCGCGGGCGGGGACTTCTGCGCCGGGATGGACCTCAAGGCGCTGGCCGGGAAGGGCATGGAGGGCGAGCGGTACCGCGACCGGCTCAAGGCCGACCCCGACCTCCACTGGAAGGCGATGCTCCGTCACCACCGTCCGCGCAAACCGGTGATCGCGGCGGTGGAGGGGTACTGCGTGGCGGGCGGTACCGAGATCCTCCAGGGCACCGACATCCGGATCGCGGGGGAGGGGGCCACCTTCGGGCTGTTCGAGGTCAGGAGGGGGCTGTTCCCCATCGGGGGCTCCACGGTGCGGCTGCCGCGCCAGATCCCGCGCACGCACGCGCTGGAGATGCTGCTGACGGGACGGCCGTACGCGGCCGAGGAGGCGGCGCGGATCGGGCTGGTCGGCCGGGTCGTACCCGACGGTACGGCCCTCGACGCCGCGCTGGAGACCGCGGAGCGGATCAACGCGTGCGGACCGCTGGCCGTCGAGGCGGTGAAGGCGTCCGTCTACGAGACCGCCGGGCTGACGGAGACGGAGGGGCTCGCCGCGGAACTGGCGCGGGGATGGCCGGTCTTCGACACCGCCGACGCGAAGGAGGGGGCACGGGCGTTCGCGGAGAAGCGGACGCCGGTGTACCGGCGGGCCTGAGCGGGCCGCGCGCAGCCGGGGAGGCGGCCCCGCGGGGCGGTCCCCCGCCCGCCCTTCCCCCTTCCCCGGGACCGGAACCGGAACCGGCCCCGGACCCCCGGACCCCGTTGCGACGCCCGCCCGTACCTCCCCCGGCCGGCCACCCGGTCGGCGGAGCCGTTCCTCGCGAGAAATCGGAGATCCACCATGACCGCCGCGTCCCCACCACAGGTGCTCCGCGCGCCCCTCGTCGTCGAGTTCCCCTTCACCCGTTCCCTCGGCCCCGTGCAGAGCGCCTTCCTCACCGGCCTGCGCGAGCGCGTCGTGCTCGGCGTCCGGACCGGCGACGGGCGGGTGATGGTGCCGCCCGTCGAGTACGACCCCGTCACCGCCGAGGAGATCCGCGAGCTCGTCGAGGTCGCCCCCGCCGGCACCGTCACCACCTGGGCCTGGAACGGCGACCCCCGCCCCCAGCAGCCCCTCGCGACCCCCTTCGCCTGGGTGCTGGTCCGGCTCGACGGCGCCGACACCGCGATCCTGCACGCCCTCGACGCCCCCGGCCCCGACGCCGTCCGCACCGGCATGCGGGTACGGATCCGCTGGGCCGCCGACCGCACCGGCGCCATCACCGACATCGCCTGCTTCGAGCCGGAGGCACGGGGAGCGCGGGAGCCGGACGCCCGCCCGGCCGCCCCCCACGACGGGGCCTTCGCCGACCCGGTCACCGGCATCGTCGCCGAGGCCCGCCTGGACTACACCTACAGCCCCGGCCGCGCCCAGAGCGCCTACATCAACGCCCTCGCCGAGCGGCGGACCGTCGGCGAGCGCTGCCCGTCCTGCCACAAGGTGTACGTCCCCCCGCGCGGCGCCTGCCCCACCTGCGGGGTCGCCACCACGGACCGGGTCGAGGTCGGCCCCGCCGGCACCGTCACCACGTACTGCGTCGTCAACATCAAGGCCCGGAACGCCATGAGCGACGGCATCGAAGTCCCCTACGTCTACGCCCACATCGCCCTCGACGGCGCCGACCTCGCCCTGCACGGCCGGATCGGCGGCATCCCGTACGACCAGGTCCGCATGGGCCTGCGCGTCGAACCCGTGTGGACCGACGGCGGACGCTACCCCGACCACTACCGGCCCAC
Protein-coding sequences here:
- a CDS encoding Zn-ribbon domain-containing OB-fold protein — protein: MTAASPPQVLRAPLVVEFPFTRSLGPVQSAFLTGLRERVVLGVRTGDGRVMVPPVEYDPVTAEEIRELVEVAPAGTVTTWAWNGDPRPQQPLATPFAWVLVRLDGADTAILHALDAPGPDAVRTGMRVRIRWAADRTGAITDIACFEPEARGAREPDARPAAPHDGAFADPVTGIVAEARLDYTYSPGRAQSAYINALAERRTVGERCPSCHKVYVPPRGACPTCGVATTDRVEVGPAGTVTTYCVVNIKARNAMSDGIEVPYVYAHIALDGADLALHGRIGGIPYDQVRMGLRVEPVWTDGGRYPDHYRPTGEPDADYDAYKELI
- a CDS encoding crotonase/enoyl-CoA hydratase family protein, which gives rise to MGGTEHLTVDRHGATLVLTMNRPEAKNALSLPLLVGLYDGWLEADEDDTVRSVVLTGAGGDFCAGMDLKALAGKGMEGERYRDRLKADPDLHWKAMLRHHRPRKPVIAAVEGYCVAGGTEILQGTDIRIAGEGATFGLFEVRRGLFPIGGSTVRLPRQIPRTHALEMLLTGRPYAAEEAARIGLVGRVVPDGTALDAALETAERINACGPLAVEAVKASVYETAGLTETEGLAAELARGWPVFDTADAKEGARAFAEKRTPVYRRA